A genomic segment from Segniliparus rotundus DSM 44985 encodes:
- a CDS encoding aromatic ring-hydroxylating oxygenase subunit alpha, translating into MTLLPTLSGEYYHSPDVFAAEQARIFESMWFCAARTDELAAPGAFSAVTVGHESILLVRGRDEQLRAFLNVCRHRGAMLCVEPHGQAKRTLRCPYHAWTYGLDGKLVAAPNLSSLCDDTGRSIDRTEYGLVPVPLREWLGYAWVCLAKDPPSFETDVVGAATERLGDPAAIERYHLDRLKVGKRIEYDVAANWKLIIENFMECYHCASIHPELVKVLPEFAGGLAAQYFVGHGAQFGEHVEGFTVDGSPGVAQLPDLGPDQDRRYYAVTIKPTVFVNLTPDHAIVHRMFPLAPDRTRVVCDWLYLPEVVERGDDVSRSVELFHRVNTQDFQACERTQPAMRSRAYHAGGVLVPAEHHIGLFHGWVRKMLDG; encoded by the coding sequence ATGACCCTCTTGCCCACTCTCTCCGGAGAGTACTACCACAGCCCGGACGTGTTCGCCGCCGAGCAAGCGCGCATCTTCGAGTCGATGTGGTTCTGCGCGGCCCGCACGGACGAATTAGCCGCCCCCGGGGCGTTCAGCGCTGTGACCGTCGGGCACGAGAGCATTCTGCTGGTGCGTGGGCGGGACGAGCAGTTGCGAGCCTTCCTCAACGTCTGCCGGCATCGGGGGGCGATGCTCTGCGTCGAACCGCACGGCCAGGCCAAGCGCACACTGCGCTGCCCCTACCACGCCTGGACATACGGTTTGGACGGCAAACTGGTCGCCGCGCCGAACCTGTCTTCCCTGTGCGACGACACGGGCCGGAGCATCGACCGCACGGAATACGGCCTCGTCCCGGTGCCGCTTCGCGAGTGGCTCGGCTACGCCTGGGTGTGCCTGGCCAAGGACCCCCCGTCCTTCGAGACGGACGTGGTCGGGGCGGCGACCGAGCGGCTCGGCGATCCGGCGGCCATCGAGCGGTACCACCTGGATCGGCTCAAAGTCGGCAAACGGATCGAATACGACGTCGCGGCCAACTGGAAACTGATCATCGAGAACTTCATGGAGTGCTACCACTGCGCGTCCATCCACCCAGAGCTGGTCAAAGTGCTGCCTGAATTCGCAGGCGGGCTCGCCGCGCAATATTTCGTCGGCCACGGAGCGCAGTTCGGCGAACACGTCGAAGGTTTCACCGTGGACGGCTCCCCCGGCGTGGCGCAGCTGCCGGACCTCGGCCCCGACCAAGACCGTCGGTACTACGCGGTCACGATCAAACCCACCGTGTTCGTGAACCTCACCCCCGACCACGCCATCGTGCACCGCATGTTCCCGTTGGCCCCCGACCGGACGCGGGTGGTGTGCGACTGGCTTTATCTGCCGGAAGTGGTCGAAAGGGGGGACGACGTCTCCCGCTCCGTCGAACTCTTCCACCGGGTGAACACGCAGGATTTCCAAGCCTGCGAGCGCACCCAGCCCGCGATGCGCTCCCGCGCGTACCACGCGGGAGGAGTGCTCGTGCCCGCCGAGCACCACATCGGCCTGTTCCACGGCTGGGTGCGGAAGATGCTCGATGGATAA